One Frankia alni ACN14a DNA window includes the following coding sequences:
- a CDS encoding class I adenylate-forming enzyme family protein yields the protein MADWTAVADVDPSVPALLRHCATHHPARELCVFDDRRLTYGEADERSALLAGQFVAAGVGKATRVGMVFPNSPEFIIVWLAIVRIGAVAVPISTLSTGTELRSVIRHSDLALLVTADRYRNRDYPAGLESALEGLAESRGALRLHDAPYLRGVWVWGSSAPAWASALDLSTPSGVSRELLAAIEGEVSPADLVSIIYTSGSTGSPKGTMHTHNGFMRQAAKLGAIMPYRRDDRVFTPMPFFWVGGLTYTVLAAMHVGCALLGSGSTGSELLDFLERERVTYLTGWPHLLTALETDPSFPQRDLSALRGGNLLAALPPGQRPRNQVFGIALGMTETAGPHTVSHPDYPDELAGTLGPVMPGMEHRLIDPDSGTDVAPGAPGELLVRGDTLMAGFVKQEREACFDAAGWYHTGDLCSYRDDHIFFHGRLDDMIKSSGANVSPREVEAALASLPGIEQAIVVSVPDPQRVSIVGAVVVARGGATLLAEDIRRSLRGTLSEYKIPRVIRIIQPADLPVLSSTKIDRRLLAGMLSDVARSD from the coding sequence GTGGCCGACTGGACCGCCGTCGCGGACGTCGATCCGTCCGTACCGGCACTGCTACGCCATTGCGCCACCCACCACCCGGCCCGTGAGCTCTGCGTGTTCGATGACCGGCGGCTGACCTACGGGGAGGCCGACGAGCGTTCCGCACTGTTGGCCGGCCAGTTCGTGGCGGCGGGGGTCGGCAAGGCGACCAGGGTCGGGATGGTCTTCCCCAACAGTCCCGAGTTCATCATCGTCTGGCTGGCGATCGTTCGCATCGGAGCCGTGGCCGTTCCCATCAGTACCCTGTCCACCGGCACCGAGCTCAGGTCAGTCATCCGCCACTCCGACCTTGCGCTGTTGGTGACGGCGGACCGTTACCGAAACCGTGACTACCCGGCCGGCCTGGAGAGCGCTCTCGAGGGACTCGCCGAGTCCCGTGGTGCGCTGCGGCTACATGATGCTCCCTATCTTCGCGGAGTCTGGGTGTGGGGGTCTTCGGCACCGGCGTGGGCCTCCGCTCTCGATCTGTCGACGCCGAGCGGTGTCTCCCGCGAATTACTGGCGGCAATCGAGGGTGAGGTGTCGCCGGCCGATCTCGTCAGCATCATCTACACCTCGGGATCCACTGGCTCGCCGAAGGGCACCATGCACACTCACAACGGTTTCATGCGCCAGGCCGCGAAGCTCGGCGCCATCATGCCGTACAGGCGCGACGATCGCGTCTTCACCCCGATGCCGTTCTTCTGGGTCGGTGGCCTGACATACACCGTCCTGGCCGCCATGCATGTCGGCTGCGCCCTGCTGGGAAGCGGCAGCACCGGCTCGGAGCTGCTCGACTTCCTGGAGCGAGAGCGCGTCACCTACCTCACCGGCTGGCCCCACCTGTTGACCGCGCTCGAGACCGATCCGTCGTTCCCGCAGCGCGATCTGAGCGCCCTACGCGGAGGCAACCTCCTCGCCGCGCTGCCCCCCGGCCAGCGACCGCGCAACCAGGTCTTCGGAATAGCCCTCGGCATGACGGAGACCGCCGGCCCGCACACCGTCTCTCATCCCGACTATCCCGACGAACTTGCCGGGACACTCGGGCCGGTCATGCCCGGGATGGAACACCGGCTCATCGACCCGGACAGCGGCACAGACGTCGCCCCGGGGGCTCCCGGCGAACTACTCGTCCGCGGCGACACCCTCATGGCCGGGTTCGTGAAGCAGGAACGCGAAGCCTGCTTCGATGCCGCGGGCTGGTACCACACAGGTGACCTGTGCTCGTACCGCGACGACCACATCTTCTTCCACGGCCGACTCGACGACATGATCAAATCGTCGGGTGCCAACGTCTCCCCACGCGAAGTCGAGGCCGCGCTGGCGAGCCTCCCGGGGATCGAGCAGGCGATCGTCGTGAGCGTGCCCGATCCGCAGCGGGTCAGCATCGTCGGCGCCGTTGTCGTTGCCCGGGGCGGAGCCACCCTGCTTGCGGAGGACATCCGTCGATCGCTGCGGGGCACGCTGTCCGAGTACAAGATCCCGCGGGTGATAAGAATCATCCAACCGGCGGATCTACCTGTTCTGTCGTCAACCAAGATAGACCGGCGACTCCTTGCCGGCATGTTGAGCGACGTCGCGAGGTCGGACTGA
- a CDS encoding LysR substrate-binding domain-containing protein — MAVELHHLRHFVAVAEDLNFSRAARRLCIAQPALSQSIKRLEVSLGLELFVRSRTNVELTPAGHAFLVETKATLLQVERAELTARRVASGEQGSLRLGYVTPAVFEILPAIIRSFSRESPDVEVIFEELPVEDQIDKLRGGDIDLGIIMGRRELPPEVHLHLIGHVDVAAAVPSTWPLARREQIRLKDLRHQPLIMVPRERHPDIYDDFMAACRRLGFSPTVAHRTSNPMTTLSLVAGGMGIGLVAGASTSFWVRDVTIVPIVDSPGDPIARSMFAAWIPRAQNPALERLLSSVMALPPATRPQRHET; from the coding sequence ATGGCCGTCGAGTTGCATCATCTTCGTCACTTCGTCGCCGTGGCCGAGGATCTCAACTTCAGTCGGGCCGCCCGTCGGCTCTGTATTGCGCAGCCCGCGCTCAGCCAGTCGATCAAGAGGCTCGAGGTCTCGCTCGGGCTTGAGCTCTTCGTACGCTCGCGCACCAATGTGGAGCTGACGCCTGCCGGCCATGCTTTTCTCGTCGAGACGAAGGCGACGCTGCTGCAGGTGGAGCGTGCGGAACTGACGGCACGAAGAGTGGCTTCGGGGGAGCAGGGAAGCCTCCGGCTGGGTTATGTCACCCCGGCGGTGTTCGAGATCCTGCCGGCGATCATCCGCAGCTTCAGCCGCGAGTCGCCGGACGTCGAGGTGATCTTCGAGGAACTGCCCGTGGAGGACCAGATAGACAAACTTCGGGGCGGCGACATCGACCTCGGAATCATCATGGGCCGGCGTGAACTGCCGCCGGAGGTTCACCTTCACCTCATCGGTCACGTCGATGTTGCGGCGGCTGTGCCGTCGACGTGGCCGCTGGCCCGCCGTGAGCAGATCCGACTGAAGGACCTGCGCCATCAGCCGCTCATCATGGTGCCCCGCGAACGACACCCGGACATCTACGACGACTTCATGGCCGCCTGTCGTCGACTGGGATTTTCGCCGACCGTCGCCCACCGTACCTCGAACCCGATGACGACCCTCAGCCTGGTGGCCGGTGGAATGGGCATCGGGCTCGTCGCGGGTGCGTCCACGAGTTTCTGGGTACGCGATGTGACGATAGTGCCCATCGTGGACTCGCCGGGGGACCCGATCGCCCGCAGCATGTTCGCGGCCTGGATTCCCCGTGCCCAGAATCCCGCCCTGGAGCGACTGCTGTCGAGCGTTATGGCGTTGCCGCCCGCCACGCGACCACAGCGACACGAGACCTGA